A genomic window from Streptococcus sanguinis includes:
- the rlmB gene encoding 23S rRNA (guanosine(2251)-2'-O)-methyltransferase RlmB, producing the protein MEKNDIVYGVHAVTEALAANTGNKLYIQDDLRGKKVDKIKDLAAEKKVSISWTPKKTLQEMTDGAVHQGFVLRVAEFAYTDFEVLLKKAEQEDNPLLLILDGLTDPHNLGSILRTADATNVAGVIIPKHRAVGVTPVVAKTSTGAIEHIPIARVTNLSQTLDKLKEAGFWIFGTDMQGTPSHKWNTAGKLALIIGNEGKGISSNIKKQVDEMISIPMNGHVQSLNASVAAAILMYEVFRNRL; encoded by the coding sequence ATGGAAAAAAACGATATTGTCTACGGTGTGCATGCGGTGACAGAGGCTCTCGCAGCCAACACTGGAAATAAACTCTACATTCAAGACGACCTGCGTGGTAAAAAGGTTGATAAAATCAAAGATTTAGCAGCGGAAAAGAAGGTTTCCATATCTTGGACGCCTAAGAAGACCTTGCAGGAAATGACTGACGGAGCTGTTCACCAAGGCTTTGTCCTGCGGGTGGCGGAGTTCGCCTATACTGACTTCGAGGTGCTGTTGAAAAAAGCAGAGCAGGAAGACAATCCGCTCTTGCTGATTTTGGACGGGCTGACTGACCCGCACAATCTGGGTTCTATCTTGCGGACGGCTGACGCGACCAATGTGGCTGGAGTCATCATTCCCAAGCACCGGGCAGTCGGTGTGACACCAGTTGTGGCCAAGACCTCAACGGGTGCCATTGAGCATATTCCCATTGCCCGTGTGACCAATCTCAGCCAGACACTAGACAAGCTCAAGGAAGCTGGTTTCTGGATTTTCGGTACGGATATGCAGGGGACACCTTCTCATAAGTGGAATACAGCAGGCAAGCTGGCCCTCATCATCGGCAATGAAGGCAAGGGAATCTCCAGCAATATCAAAAAGCAGGTGGACGAGATGATTTCCATTCCTATGAATGGGCATGTCCAGAGCCTCAATGCCAGTGTCGCAGCGGCTATTCTCATGTATGAAGTCTTTCGCAATCGCCTATGA
- the rpsI gene encoding 30S ribosomal protein S9, producing the protein MSQAQYAGTGRRKNAVARVRLVPGTGKITVNKKDVEEYIPHADLRLVINQPFAVTSTVGQYDVFVNVDGGGYAGQSGAIRHGIARALLQVDPDFRDSLKRAGLLTRDARMVERKKPGLKKARKASQFSKR; encoded by the coding sequence ATGTCACAAGCACAATATGCAGGTACTGGACGTCGTAAAAACGCTGTTGCACGCGTTCGCCTTGTTCCAGGAACTGGTAAAATCACTGTAAACAAAAAAGATGTTGAAGAGTACATCCCACACGCTGACCTTCGTTTGGTTATCAACCAACCATTCGCAGTTACTTCAACAGTTGGTCAATACGACGTTTTCGTAAACGTTGATGGTGGTGGCTACGCTGGTCAATCAGGCGCTATCCGTCACGGTATCGCTCGTGCCCTTCTTCAAGTAGACCCAGACTTCCGCGATTCATTGAAACGCGCAGGACTTCTTACTCGTGATGCCCGTATGGTAGAACGTAAGAAACCAGGTCTTAAGAAAGCTCGTAAAGCATCACAATTCTCAAAACGTTAA
- a CDS encoding NYN domain-containing protein — translation MKRKILLVDGYNMTAFWRETRPYFNRGELDAARTILLQKLSNYASFEGLEVICVFDAQYMPGVRQTYEEYNVTVVFTEEEETADDYIERLAAELNTPKNQVSVATSDLNEQWTVFAQGALRVSARELEKRVAVTKSDLNKLSGQINLQRPPLRPMDSQSLRDLQKMMEKKDDL, via the coding sequence ATGAAAAGAAAAATCTTACTGGTGGACGGCTACAATATGACGGCCTTTTGGCGGGAGACTCGTCCTTACTTTAACCGCGGAGAGTTAGATGCTGCACGAACGATTCTGCTCCAGAAACTCAGCAATTATGCCAGCTTTGAAGGACTGGAAGTTATCTGCGTCTTTGATGCCCAGTATATGCCGGGAGTGCGGCAGACCTATGAAGAGTATAATGTGACAGTCGTTTTCACCGAGGAGGAGGAAACGGCGGATGACTATATCGAGCGCTTGGCAGCTGAGCTCAACACACCCAAAAATCAGGTGTCGGTGGCGACCAGCGATCTCAATGAGCAGTGGACTGTCTTCGCCCAAGGGGCTTTGAGAGTGTCCGCTAGGGAGCTAGAGAAGCGAGTGGCTGTTACCAAATCAGACCTCAATAAACTGAGCGGACAAATCAATCTGCAAAGACCGCCCTTGCGACCGATGGACAGCCAATCTTTGCGCGATTTACAAAAAATGATGGAGAAAAAAGATGACCTTTAA
- a CDS encoding helix-turn-helix domain-containing protein has product MTQYPLLLTRQQASELLGIDPKSFDKYIRSHPDFQCFMVGKQERYLRSKLLKFIESHCV; this is encoded by the coding sequence ATGACACAATATCCACTACTCTTAACACGGCAACAAGCATCCGAATTATTGGGGATTGACCCAAAATCTTTCGATAAATATATTCGTAGCCATCCAGATTTTCAATGTTTCATGGTTGGGAAACAAGAACGCTATCTCCGTTCTAAACTGTTGAAATTCATTGAAAGTCACTGTGTATAG
- a CDS encoding Replication protein RepB — translation MPKDKRSNKWAFLIYQESAPKNYLDILEELHIPFVLSPWHDKDINRETGEFKKVHKHGVLFFESLKSYTQVSELLTEKLKTPSHVEVVMSPKGMYDYFIHTDNPEKTLYNIEDIESGCGFELDKFLIEQNSNLFLETVIDVITDNNFTEFEDLVHYARNKDISLLGLIIERTYFFTKFLDSRRYNPQNNKKTSSEDTLASNSDEEAQKI, via the coding sequence ATGCCAAAAGATAAACGTTCTAATAAATGGGCTTTTCTCATCTATCAAGAAAGTGCTCCAAAAAATTATTTAGACATTCTCGAAGAGTTACACATTCCATTTGTTCTTAGTCCTTGGCACGATAAGGACATTAACAGGGAAACTGGGGAATTTAAAAAAGTGCACAAGCACGGAGTCCTATTTTTTGAATCGCTAAAAAGTTATACCCAAGTATCAGAGCTTCTTACTGAGAAACTCAAAACACCTTCCCATGTTGAAGTTGTCATGTCACCGAAAGGTATGTACGATTATTTCATACATACAGACAACCCAGAAAAAACTTTATACAATATAGAGGATATTGAATCAGGTTGTGGATTCGAACTTGATAAGTTCCTGATTGAGCAAAATTCAAATTTATTTTTAGAAACTGTTATCGATGTCATTACCGATAATAATTTTACCGAGTTTGAAGACTTAGTTCACTACGCTAGAAATAAAGATATTTCACTACTGGGATTAATAATTGAACGAACCTACTTTTTTACAAAATTCTTAGATTCTAGACGTTATAATCCCCAAAACAACAAAAAAACCTCATCAGAAGATACTTTAGCGAGCAATTCTGACGAGGAAGCACAAAAGATATAA
- the rplM gene encoding 50S ribosomal protein L13, with translation MNKTTYMAKPGEVERKWYVVDATDVPLGRLSAVVASVLRGKNKPTFTPHTDTGDFVIVINAEKVKLTGKKATDKIYYTHSMYPGGLKQISAGELRSKNAVRLIEKSVKGMLPHNTLGRAQGMKLKVFVGAEHTHAAQQPEVLDISGLI, from the coding sequence ATGAACAAAACAACATACATGGCTAAGCCAGGTGAAGTTGAACGCAAATGGTATGTAGTGGACGCTACTGATGTCCCTCTTGGACGCCTTTCTGCTGTTGTAGCAAGCGTACTTCGCGGAAAAAACAAACCAACCTTTACACCACACACTGACACAGGTGACTTCGTAATCGTTATCAACGCTGAAAAAGTAAAACTGACTGGTAAAAAAGCGACTGATAAGATCTACTACACTCACTCTATGTACCCAGGTGGATTGAAACAAATCTCAGCAGGTGAGCTTCGCTCTAAGAACGCTGTTCGTTTGATTGAAAAATCAGTTAAAGGTATGCTTCCGCACAATACTCTTGGCCGCGCTCAAGGTATGAAGCTGAAAGTATTTGTAGGCGCTGAGCACACTCACGCTGCACAACAACCAGAAGTTCTTGATATTTCAGGACTTATCTAA
- a CDS encoding DegV family protein encodes MTFKILTDSTADLPENWTQENDVQVLGLTIQLDGQTYETVGAGKLTSQELLDKMESGSKPTTSQINVGQFEDVFRGYAKEGTPVLYVAFASALSGTYQSAVMAREIVLEDFPDALIRIIDTKAASMGEGLLVMKAAEARAAGQTLEQTADLIESLVPKVKTYFLVDDLNHLMRGGRISKTAALMGSLVNIKPIIAVKGDGTLDSVAKVRGKKKAQAEVVRMTLEGVADPRVVIAYAGAKEVAESLKAQLLESDQVEEVLLMPLGPVISTHTGPGTLGLFSIAQDIQD; translated from the coding sequence ATGACCTTTAAAATTTTAACCGATTCAACAGCAGACTTGCCAGAAAACTGGACTCAGGAAAATGATGTGCAGGTCCTAGGCCTGACCATTCAGCTAGATGGCCAAACTTATGAGACAGTTGGTGCAGGCAAGCTGACCAGCCAAGAACTTCTGGATAAGATGGAGTCCGGCAGCAAGCCAACTACCAGCCAGATCAATGTCGGCCAGTTTGAAGACGTCTTTCGCGGCTATGCCAAGGAAGGGACGCCAGTTCTCTATGTAGCCTTTGCTTCGGCCCTATCGGGTACTTATCAGAGTGCTGTCATGGCAAGAGAGATAGTCTTGGAAGATTTTCCAGATGCTCTGATTCGTATCATTGATACCAAGGCGGCTTCTATGGGTGAAGGACTTTTAGTCATGAAGGCGGCAGAAGCTAGAGCGGCTGGCCAGACCTTGGAGCAGACAGCAGACTTGATTGAGAGCTTGGTGCCTAAGGTCAAGACCTATTTTCTGGTTGATGACCTCAATCACCTCATGCGGGGCGGTCGTATTTCCAAGACTGCTGCGCTTATGGGGAGCCTGGTCAATATCAAGCCGATTATCGCTGTCAAGGGAGATGGAACTCTGGACTCTGTCGCTAAGGTTCGCGGCAAGAAAAAGGCGCAGGCCGAAGTGGTCCGCATGACTCTAGAAGGAGTTGCTGATCCGCGGGTGGTCATCGCCTATGCAGGTGCCAAAGAGGTTGCTGAGAGTCTAAAAGCCCAGCTGCTGGAAAGCGACCAAGTGGAGGAAGTTCTCCTCATGCCTCTTGGACCTGTCATTTCTACCCATACTGGTCCTGGAACTTTGGGACTCTTTAGTATTGCTCAAGACATTCAAGACTAA
- a CDS encoding site-specific integrase codes for MATITKRGNSFRATVSLYKKGQYKRETKTFNNKKDAELWTLEMELEKGRGKNIAERSTLFTDFYRNWVHTVKKNDVREATFINYKRTLVVVDNLFDSIQLKHLDDLIMQKKIDQYAENHSKKTVKELVLKIRGSLKYAYARGLISNDFGHLLKAKGQEQPKRNIPLSITEFKKLRQYCLNHTEDEFNILVALALETGARRGELLGIRKEDIFEYGVKIKRSISPTNDDTQLKTKYSKREISINKDIHGAITKLAYTKKDYIFDWNGFRQARQLQRLLKQLDLTKTTFHGLRDTHASFLFSKDISLDYISRRLGHNSILTTQQYYLELMPEKKHQQDADALSLLNDLSL; via the coding sequence ATGGCAACAATAACAAAACGTGGAAACTCTTTCCGTGCAACTGTATCACTCTACAAGAAAGGGCAATATAAAAGAGAAACTAAAACATTCAATAACAAAAAAGATGCTGAACTATGGACATTAGAAATGGAGCTTGAAAAAGGGCGTGGAAAAAATATCGCTGAACGCTCTACCTTGTTTACCGATTTTTATCGAAATTGGGTTCATACGGTTAAGAAAAATGATGTACGTGAAGCTACCTTTATCAACTACAAGCGAACGCTCGTAGTTGTCGATAATCTTTTTGATAGCATTCAGCTTAAACATCTTGATGACCTTATCATGCAGAAGAAAATTGACCAATATGCTGAAAACCATTCTAAAAAGACGGTAAAAGAACTTGTCCTAAAAATTCGTGGCTCGCTGAAATATGCTTATGCTCGTGGTTTAATTAGTAATGACTTCGGTCATCTTCTGAAAGCAAAGGGGCAGGAACAACCTAAACGAAATATCCCACTCTCTATTACAGAGTTCAAAAAACTCAGGCAATATTGCCTGAACCATACGGAAGATGAATTTAATATTCTTGTCGCACTTGCTCTTGAAACAGGTGCCAGACGTGGAGAACTCTTAGGAATCAGGAAAGAGGATATTTTTGAGTATGGTGTTAAAATAAAACGTTCTATTAGTCCTACAAATGATGACACTCAACTCAAAACTAAATACTCCAAACGTGAGATTTCAATCAATAAAGACATACATGGAGCCATAACCAAACTTGCATACACAAAAAAAGATTATATCTTCGACTGGAATGGATTTAGGCAAGCCAGACAACTCCAACGCTTACTAAAGCAACTTGACCTAACCAAAACAACTTTTCACGGCTTACGTGATACTCATGCTTCTTTTCTATTTTCAAAAGATATTAGTCTTGATTATATTTCAAGACGTTTAGGGCACAATTCAATTTTGACAACTCAACAATATTATCTTGAATTAATGCCAGAAAAAAAACACCAGCAAGATGCCGATGCTTTAAGTCTCTTAAACGACTTATCACTATGA